In one Candidatus Zixiibacteriota bacterium genomic region, the following are encoded:
- the rplL gene encoding 50S ribosomal protein L7/L12 — protein sequence MSNPAIEEIVDKIAELSAMDLAELSQAVQDKFGVTAAAPVAVAAAGAAPAAEEEQTEFDVMLQGIGDKKIQVIKVVRALTSLGLKEAKDLVESAPCKVKEGLSKEDCEKAKEQLEEVGAIVEIK from the coding sequence AGATCGTCGATAAGATTGCCGAGCTCAGCGCGATGGATCTGGCCGAATTATCACAGGCCGTCCAGGACAAGTTTGGTGTTACTGCTGCCGCTCCGGTGGCTGTAGCTGCCGCCGGCGCTGCCCCTGCCGCCGAGGAAGAACAAACTGAATTTGATGTCATGCTTCAGGGCATTGGTGACAAGAAGATTCAGGTTATTAAAGTCGTCCGTGCGCTCACTTCTCTTGGCTTGAAAGAAGCCAAAGATCTCGTCGAGAGCGCTCCCTGTAAGGTCAAAGAAGGTCTTTCGAAGGAAGACTGCGAAAAGGCCAAGGAGCAGCTCGAAGAAGTCGGCGCTATCGTTGAGATCAAGTAG